AATGAACTGTTATCCATAGAGATTCTGCCAATCAACTCCTCACCGTTTGGAGTTTTATACCCTTTATTCGCACATGTTCTTAAAAAACCGTCACCGTAACCAAAGTTATAATTAGTTACTTTGCAACTCTCTTTGGCTTCGTAGTCACCGCCATAACCTACCCTCTCCCCTTTTTTCAACTCTCTTGATGAGTTTATAGTTGCATGTAAAGACAAAACAGGTTTTAAATTTTCTACAAATAAAGAATTTGGAAGTTTCATACATCCATAAGCGGAAATTCCGACCCTTGCCATATCTTCATCAAAATCTGCATGTCGAAACAACGAAGCTGAATTTGATGAGTGAAATCTAAGCTCATCAAATCCAAACTCTTTAGCTAACTTTATTGAGTTGGCTTTTACTATTTTAAAATTCTCATTTTGCCAAAACCACTCACTTGTAAGCTCATCTGCACTTCTATGATGCGTAAACACAGCTTCTAAAATCAGTCCTGCTTCTTTGATTTTTATAAAAGCTTCTTGAAGTTCACTTATATCAATACCGTTGCGGTGCATTCCCGTATCTACTTTTAGCTCTACTTTTGTATTGGCAGGAAATCTAGAAATTGTGTTTATATCATTAATTGTATATCTTATTTTATCGCTTTTTATTTTTGGAATTTCTCCTAAAACCAGAATATACTCAAAAAAATCTTCTATAGATTTTGCCTCTTCACATGTACGGACAACTGCTTTTTTTACTCCGTACTCTTTTGCTAAGGCCGACATCTCTAAGAGTCCATGTCCGTATCCGTTATCTTTTAAAACTAATGCTATTTTATCTACGCTTTTGGTATGTTCTGCAATAATATCGAGATTATTAAAAAAGTTATTTTTATTTAAAGTTATATAAGCCATAAGGGAATTATACCAAAGAAATACTCTCGCAACTAAGCGTAGCTTCAGTGAGGGGAATTTTTTTCGGACTTGTTCGTAAAAAAGGAGAATAGAGTGAAAAGATTGATTGCAGAGTTTGAAGAACAAAGTTTTACACAAATTATATTTCCACATGCTAAAACCGATTGGGTTGAGTATTTGGATGAGGCAGAAGTTACATTTACAAATATTATTAATGAAATAATCAAGTATCAAAAATGCCTTGTTGTCTGTGCAGACATTGAAGATGTTAAGAGCAGATTTGAGCATAACGAAAACCTTTATTTTGTTGAGTTTGAGACTAATGACACTTGGGCGAGAGACTCCTCTGCTCTTTGCATAGAAGAGAATTCACATGTAAAACTCTTAGATTTTAATTTTACCGGCTGGGGCGGTAAATTTGACGCTTCAAAAGACAATGCAATGAGTCGGGCAATTCAAAAAAGATACAACAAAGAACTTCTACATGTAGCGTTGGATTTGGAGGGTGGAGCGGTTGAGAGCAATGGAGTTGACACTATACTTACAACATCGGAGTGCATGTTAAACAAAAACAGAAACTCCTCTTTGAACCCTTCACAAATCACTGATATATTGCAAAATGAATTTGGAATGAAAAAGATTCTATACCTAAATCACGGCTACCTTGCAGGTGACGATACAGATTCACATGTAGATACTTTGGCAAGATTTATAGATGAAAAAACAATAATGTACGTTACATGTAAGGATGAGAGCGATGAGCATTTCAAAGAGTTAAAACTTATGCAAAAAGAGCTTTTTGAGTTTGCAAAAGCTTATAATTTAGAACTTATTGAACTTCCGATGACAGATGCTATATACTTTGAAGATGAGAGATTGCCGGCTACTTATGCCAATTTCTTATTTGTTAACGGTGCCGTTTTAGTACCTGTTTACGGAGTTAAACAAGATGAAGAGGCATTAGAGATTTTCAAAAAAACTTTTACAGACAAAGAGATAGTTGCTATTAATTGTATGGCACTCATAAAACAGCATGGCTCACTTCACTGCGTCACTATGAATTTTGCAAAAGAAGTTGAGATTATTTAAAGTTTATATATTAAATTTCTACTTAGATATTATATGATAGTATGGTAGAAGAAATTATATAGGGCTTAATAAATGAGAGTTACTACTAAATTAACCGCTTTACTTTTAGTTGCAGGTTTGCTGCCGTTTATTAGCATGACT
The sequence above is drawn from the Candidatus Sulfurimonas baltica genome and encodes:
- a CDS encoding alanine racemase codes for the protein MAYITLNKNNFFNNLDIIAEHTKSVDKIALVLKDNGYGHGLLEMSALAKEYGVKKAVVRTCEEAKSIEDFFEYILVLGEIPKIKSDKIRYTINDINTISRFPANTKVELKVDTGMHRNGIDISELQEAFIKIKEAGLILEAVFTHHRSADELTSEWFWQNENFKIVKANSIKLAKEFGFDELRFHSSNSASLFRHADFDEDMARVGISAYGCMKLPNSLFVENLKPVLSLHATINSSRELKKGERVGYGGDYEAKESCKVTNYNFGYGDGFLRTCANKGYKTPNGEELIGRISMDNSSFVSDKEELLIFNDASKVAPFAETISYEVLTSLKSDITRKII
- a CDS encoding agmatine deiminase family protein gives rise to the protein MKRLIAEFEEQSFTQIIFPHAKTDWVEYLDEAEVTFTNIINEIIKYQKCLVVCADIEDVKSRFEHNENLYFVEFETNDTWARDSSALCIEENSHVKLLDFNFTGWGGKFDASKDNAMSRAIQKRYNKELLHVALDLEGGAVESNGVDTILTTSECMLNKNRNSSLNPSQITDILQNEFGMKKILYLNHGYLAGDDTDSHVDTLARFIDEKTIMYVTCKDESDEHFKELKLMQKELFEFAKAYNLELIELPMTDAIYFEDERLPATYANFLFVNGAVLVPVYGVKQDEEALEIFKKTFTDKEIVAINCMALIKQHGSLHCVTMNFAKEVEII